One Chloroflexota bacterium genomic window carries:
- a CDS encoding heme exporter protein CcmB, translating to MADQPWKQVEPTTAARPGTSRFAAYLKAIFAIVRKDVAAEARSKELVSAMLIFSLLVVLIFNFALELDRAARENVAAGVLWVTFIFAGTLGLNRTFAAEMDRGSFDGLLLAPIDRTAIYFGKMIGAALFMLLVEAIVMPVFSVLYGILLFKPMLLVVVLLGTAGYAGVGTLLASMAVHTRARDVMLPILLFPVTIPVVIAAVKASTGILLAAEWGDVAPWFNLLLVYDTIFIAVAFMVFDYLVEE from the coding sequence ATGGCTGATCAACCGTGGAAGCAGGTCGAACCCACGACCGCCGCCAGACCGGGAACCTCACGCTTTGCGGCTTATCTCAAAGCCATCTTCGCCATCGTCCGCAAAGACGTGGCCGCCGAAGCGCGAAGCAAAGAGCTGGTCAGCGCCATGTTGATCTTCTCTCTGCTGGTGGTGTTGATCTTTAACTTTGCCCTGGAACTGGACCGGGCCGCCCGCGAGAATGTAGCCGCCGGTGTGTTGTGGGTGACGTTTATCTTCGCCGGAACGCTCGGCCTCAACCGCACCTTCGCCGCCGAAATGGATCGCGGCTCGTTCGACGGCCTTCTGCTTGCGCCAATTGATCGCACGGCCATTTACTTTGGCAAAATGATCGGGGCCGCCCTCTTCATGCTTCTGGTCGAAGCCATCGTAATGCCGGTGTTCAGCGTGTTGTACGGCATTTTGCTTTTCAAGCCCATGTTGCTCGTCGTGGTTCTGCTGGGCACGGCCGGCTATGCCGGGGTCGGCACGCTGTTGGCCTCCATGGCCGTTCACACCCGCGCCCGCGACGTAATGTTGCCCATCCTGCTGTTTCCGGTGACGATCCCGGTGGTGATCGCCGCCGTCAAGGCCAGCACCGGGATCTTGCTGGCGGCGGAGTGGGGGGACGTTGCTCCCTGGTTCAACTTGTTGCTGGTCTACGACACAATTTTTATCGCCGTAGCTTTCATGGTGTTTGATTATCTGGTAGAGGAATGA
- the ccmA gene encoding heme ABC exporter ATP-binding protein CcmA — translation MIEIHALVKTFGLKPVLRGVELTIQPGEFLALVGPNGAGKTTLLRIVASLARPTFGRVRLNGFEIPAQADDARRLLGVVSHHPLLYGDLTAAENLRFYGDVYAVPNLPKRVDEVLAQVGLSKRRHDLVRTFSRGMAQRLAIGRAILHAPQIMLFDEPHTGLDQDASAMLDGILKSVAAQGRTVLMISHDLPHALALADRVAVLSRGKIVYNEPTAGLTPLEFARAYETLTNG, via the coding sequence ATGATCGAAATCCACGCCCTCGTCAAAACCTTCGGCCTCAAGCCCGTCCTGCGCGGCGTGGAATTGACGATCCAGCCCGGCGAGTTTCTGGCGCTGGTGGGGCCGAACGGCGCGGGCAAGACGACCCTCCTTCGGATCGTAGCTTCGCTGGCCCGCCCCACCTTTGGCCGGGTGCGCCTTAACGGTTTTGAGATTCCGGCCCAGGCCGACGACGCCCGCCGCCTGCTCGGCGTGGTCTCACATCACCCCCTGCTTTACGGCGACCTCACCGCCGCCGAAAACCTGCGCTTCTACGGCGATGTTTACGCCGTGCCCAATTTGCCAAAACGTGTTGATGAAGTTCTGGCGCAGGTGGGCTTGAGCAAACGGCGGCATGATCTGGTGCGCACCTTCTCGCGCGGCATGGCCCAGCGGCTGGCAATTGGCCGGGCCATTTTGCACGCGCCCCAGATCATGCTCTTCGACGAGCCGCACACTGGCCTCGACCAGGACGCCAGCGCCATGCTGGACGGCATTCTCAAGAGCGTGGCCGCCCAGGGCCGGACGGTGCTGATGATCTCGCACGACCTGCCTCACGCCCTGGCTCTGGCCGACCGGGTGGCCGTCCTCTCGCGGGGCAAGATCGTCTACAACGAACCGACCGCCGGGTTGACGCCGCTGGAATTTGCGCGAGCTTACGAGACTTTAACCAATGGCTGA